In the genome of Hydra vulgaris chromosome 06, alternate assembly HydraT2T_AEP, the window aattcaacCGAGTTTAATAAAGTGTTTATCAATCCCGATTTAACTGTGGCTGAGCGATACAAAGCAAAGTTATTACGCGAGGAgtgcaaacaaaaaagttcagaAAATTTGGCactcttacttttttattatggcatacgaaacaaaaaactcataaaaattaacaaatagcaatcattttataattacaaaaactaaaaagattgtAGTCACGGCTTATTAACTTCTTTAGTTATTCCGAAGTCATTGCAAAAAAATCATGCCTCAAGCATTAGTAAACAGCGTTCTATTACGGTAAacaacaaaagcattaaaaaggtTATCAGTTTAAAACGTAGACTTTATAAACTCAAGTAATCAAATTCGTTCATCAATTTTACAGTTTATCGTAAGGACCGGATATAAATTGGCGGTGGTGTAGCTATATACTGCAGAAATGACGTTAAATCTGCCATAGTAAGTATTACTTAAACTGACCTAGATATTGACATCATTTGTGTTGATTTAATTTTTGGGTCTGGTAAACTCCGCTTAATTACTTGTTACCGCCCACCGTCCTATTCTCTTAACGAATATATCTATCTTGAATCAATGATTTCGATAACTAGATGTTATTGGTTTTATAtctcatttattaaaaataaattgggacttcgatttttcttttgtttttacaactgaaGATTATTGAAACATCTTTTCTGATCATCTTCGTAAAAGTATTGATCGTTTTGTTCCAATCAGAACAATATACCATAAGAAAAAAAGTCTTATccaaagtatatttataaaatgctaATTCGCAAATCATTTTTATGGAAAAGATGGTCGATCACTAAGACCATCTTGCTCAAAAAGGTATTTATCCAATATGCATCTAAATGTAAAAAAGCCATATCCAATCACCATATAAATGTGGAGCTAAAACTGGTCaaagaaaataacttaattaagttttttagttaCGTAAATAAAAGTCTAAACAAccccaaaaaaatatatcctcTAAAAACCAATAGCAACTTTACTACTAGCAATGTTGAAATCGCGGAAGTGTTTAACAAACACTCTGGAAGTGTTTTTACTGTAGATGACGAAAATTTgcctaaaataaatacttttgttagTGAACATATTAAGATAGATTGCGTAGATTTTTCAGCAAAGATGGTTCatcaaaaactgaaaaatctTAAAACCTTGCACATCATTTGGACCTGACGGTATgccaaatatacttttaaaacagttaGCACATATAATATGCATTCCGCTTTCATATATATTCGAATCAAGTTTTACGCCAAGTTCGTTACCAAAACAGTGGCTTCAAGCTTCGGTTTcgtctatttttaaaaaaggatctACTTCAGATGCTAacaattatagacctatatcCCTCACATGTACTAGCTGCCGAGTAATGGAAAGTATTGTTAGTTCATGTATCGCTGattatcttaatataaataatctaataaCACCTAATCAACACGGCTTTTTATCTAAAAGATCAATGTGCACAAATCTTCTTGAGTCAACTAATGACTGGAAAAAAGCTTTAGACAGCAATTTAATTACTGACGTGGTgtacattgatttttaaaaagcatttgacTTTGTACCTCAtccaaaacttttgaaaaaacttgcaaTGTACGGTATAATAGATAAGCTGCTTCATTGGATATCAGCATTTCTTTCTAACAGATATCAAAGAGTTCTGGTTGGAAATTCACTATCCAATCCAACCAGCATCCTTAGTGGAGTTCCACAGGGTAGCGTTTTGAGCCCAACGTTATTCTCgttatatattaataatctaCCCTCTATAATAAAAGATCTTAATTGCTCTCTAATGTTATATGCTGACGATATCAAGCTATATAGTTCATTTAAGGATGCCAATTACAGTCACAATGTTGCTGTTgctatttataaagtttatctcTGGTCCAATAAATGGCAGTTAAAAGTAGCCAATAATAAGTGCATTACTCATAGAATAGCGCCTACTTCATTTTGTATAGATATAAATTACAATCATCAATTAGGAGATCATAATTTAACCTGGTCTACAAACCTAAAAGATCTTAGAGTGACCATGGATTCTTACCTAAATTACAATAGTCATATTTCAAATATCGTCCGCGCATCAAACATTCGAGGATATCTAATccttaagtgttttaaaagtcgTGATCCACGTCTTATCGTAAAAGCCTACACTACCTTTATAAGACCGATCATTGAGTATTGCTTTCCAGTTTGGTCGCCAAACTGTACTGATATGAAAAAAAACAGTGGAAAGCGTACAAAGACGTTTTACCAAAAGAATCCTTAacctaaataacttttttatatttaaatagacTTAGACTTCTTAGTTTAGAACTACTAGAAATTCGTCGCTTTGTGCAAGACATGATTACgtgttacaaaattttgaacaatttaatttgcttaaataaatcaagtttttttttaattaacaactatatttacataattttcgAGGACATAATTTCAAATTACGCAAACTAAAATGTAAACTCGATGTCCGTAAATATTCTTTCTCACTCAGGGTTGTTAATATGTGGAATAACTTGCCGTCTGACGTCGTGAACGCCAAAAATATCAAgagcttcaaaattaaaattaattcaatcaactttgaaaaatactgTTCCGGCTAActagattttgttttataactatgGTCTTATacataattgtaatatatataacgGGTGATGCGGAAGTTATCGGACAAATCCTAATTTCATTATTTGAGCATAATGATtaatttttgtggttttatgcGTAGGCATAAAcgttctataaaatataaactttattatttgaaacacAATTATTTGAAATGAGGTTAAATGCAGCTGAACAAGAATCTTTTCGAAAGcgactaaaatgttttttgtaaataaacctaatataaaaaatacaaaaaatcgTAAATCATTTTGAAAGGGAAAGATTTGCTAAAAGTACAATATATGATAACCTAAAAAGACTTGAAACTGTTCAATCGTTTTCTGATAGAAAGCACCCTGGTCGTTCGACATCCTGGACTAGAGAAAAGAAAGCCGAATTAACGAGACTTGTCAACCATCG includes:
- the LOC136081222 gene encoding uncharacterized protein LOC136081222 — translated: MPNILLKQLAHIICIPLSYIFESSFTPSSLPKQWLQASVSSIFKKGSTSDANNYRPISLTCTSCRVMESIVSSCIADYLNINNLITPNQHGFLSKRSMCTNLLESTNDWKKALDSNLITDVVYIDF